The Nocardia vinacea genome contains the following window.
AGCAGGGGTGCCGGATCGCGGAGAAATGCACCCGGATCTGGTGGGTGCGCCCGGTTTCCAGATGAATATCGAGCAGGCTGGCCGCCTGGAATGCCTCGACGGTGTCGTAGTGGGTAATGCTCGGGCGTCCGTCCGCGGTGACCGCGAACTTCCAGGCATCGCCGCGGGCCCGGCCGATCGGTGCATCGATGGTGCCGCTGCTCGGATCCGGATGTCCCTGTACCAGTGCGTGATAGCGCTTATCGATGGTGCGCTGTTTGAATGCGCGCTTGAGCACCGTGTACGCGTGTTCGGACTGCGCGACCACCATGACCCCGGAGGTGCCGACATCGAGCCGGTGCACAATGCCCTGCCGCTCGTGCGCGCCCGAGGTCGAGATGCGATAGCCCGCCGCGGCCAGCCCGCCGACCACCGTCGGCCCGGTCCAACCGACGCCGGTATGCGCCGCTACGCCGACCGGCTTGTCGACCGCGACGATGTCATCGTCGGCGTAGAGGATCTTCATACCCTCGACCGGCTCGGGCTCTATGGTGAGTTCGCGCTTCGGTTCCGGGAACTCGACCTCCAACCAGGCACCCGCCACGAGCCGATCCGATTTGCCCGCGGCGACGCCGTCGAGCTGCACCGAACCCTCCTCGGCCAGCGCAGCCACGGCGGTGCGGGAAAGACCGAGCAACCGAGATAGCCCGGCGTCGACGCGCATCCCGTCGAGTCCGTCGGGTACCGGCATGGTCCGTGTTTCTCTCATGCCTCCACCTCGCTGGCGCTCGGTTCCGGCATGAGCGAAGCTCGCCGTGACATGGTTCGCTCGCTCACGCCGCATTCCCCTTGCTGCCGGCCGCACCGTTGGCGCCGTTGTCCGAGGGCTCGCCCGGCTCCGCGGCGGTTTCGGTGGCGGTCTCTTCGGAGTGGTCGTGTCCGGCGCGCGTGCCGTCGGGTTCGAAGCCGAAGACCGTCAGCACCACCAGCAGGATCGCGCCGCACACGATCGAGGAGTCGGCCAGATTGAATACCGGCCACCAGCCGACGGCGATGAAGTCCACCACATGTCCCTGTAGTGGTCCGGGCGCGCGGAACAACCGGTCGACCAGATTGCCGAGCGCGCCGCCGAGCACCATGCCGAGCCCGATTGCCCACCACAGCGAGCGCAGCGTGCGGCCGATACGGATCACCCCGATCACCACGGCCGCGGCGACCAGGGTCAGCAGCCAGGTCATGCCGGTGGCCATCGAGAATGCCGCGCCCGGGTTGCGTACCAGCGACAATCGCGCGAAATCGCCGATGATCGGCACCGGATCGCCCGGGGTCAGCTCGGCCACGACAATGGTCTTGGTGAGCAGGTCCAGTCCGAGCAATACCGCGGCGATGATCAGCAGCGTGCGTAGCCGCAGCGGTGCGGCGGGCTTCCCCGGATCAGCGGTCGGGGTCGGATTTTCTGCGTCGTCACTGGGTGGCGTCGCGCTATCGGCGGACTTGTCCTCGGGCGGCCGGTCGTCACTCACGCCGACCATCATCTCTCGAGTAACGATTTGCCCGACGCACGCGGTCACCTGCATGTCCCAGCTGACACTCAGGAAGCGGTCGTACTCTGATGCTCGTGACGGTGTTGTCTTCCTCCCACGTACCCCGAATCGCGCGCTCGGGTGTGCTGCTGATGGTGCTCGCGGTCGGACTGTCCGCGTTCGGTGTCGGCTGTAGCGACGGTGCCGAGTCGCGTGTCGAATCCGACAGCACCGAGCCGGTCGGCATCGGCAAGGAAGTGACCGTGCCGATTTCGGCCGCGGTCACCACCGTCGTCTCGGCGGGTGAAGAGCCACGATCGCTGCTGCGTCCCGGCTATCCGGCGGGCACGGTGCAGCAGGTGACGCTGCGCACAGATCACCACATCGAGCAGCAGATAAATGATCAGCCGCCGAGCGATTTCTCCTCGCCCGCATTGACGATTCCGATGACGGCGCAAACCGATGGTGACGGCGTCGAGTTGACTCTCGGCACCATTTCCACCCCGGATCCGTCGCTGGCGAAGGCGCTCACCGCCGCCGACGGTTCGCACGCCGGATTCGATATGAGCGAACTCGGCGCGATCACCGCGCTGCGGCTCGCCCCGGCACCGGACACCTCCAATAACGCCCGCGCGGCCTTGGAACAGGCCTTCTACCAGGCGGTCTACCGTTCGATCACCTTTCCCGACCAACCGGTCGGTGAAGGTGCGGTGTGGACGGTGCAGCAGGAGGTCGACGGCGGTGTCGCCCTCGATCAGGTGACCACCGCGACGCTGACCAAGCGCGAGGGCGACCGGCTGACCATCGAACTCGAGGTGACCCAGAAACCGAAGTCGCAGGTGTGGTCGCTGCCCAATAATGCGGGCACCCTCGATATCAAGGATTACGTCATGCAGGGCTCGGGCACGATCACCGTCGACCTGGGCCTGCCGCTGCCGGTCGCGGGCTCGATCACTGTCGGCGGACACCAGGCCTACCGCGACCCGCGCAGCGCGAGCATGCTGCAGCAGACGATCAATACGCAGGTCACCTGGAACGAATGAGTCCGTAGCTGTTTGCGCCGATCAGACATGTCGCCCTCGGGTGAGGAATAGGCTCGCACCTGTCCGACAAACGCCTCGATCGGAGGTATCCCATGTCCGATGTGAAACCGATCCCCGAGGGTTATCCGGTGGTCTCGCCGGGATTGGCAATCGATGGGGCCGCTGCCGCCATCGACTTCTACAAGAATATTTTCGGCGCATCGGAACGGATGCGCATGCCTGGTCCGGACGGCAAGATCGCACACTGCGAACTCATGTTCGGCAATTCGCTCATCATGGTCGGTGATCCGGCCCCCGATATGGATTTCCTCGACCCGAAGACGGTCGGCGGCACGCCGGTCAATCTCTACGTCTATGTCGAGGACGCTGATGCGGCCTTCAGCGCCGCCCTCGCCGCGGGCGCTAAGGAGCTCACCCCGATGACCACCCAGTTCTACGGTGATCGCAGTGGTGCGTTCGAGGATCCGTGGGGCCACCGGTGGACCGTGGCCACGCACGTCGAGGATGTGCCGCCGGATGAGATGGACCGGCGGATGGCCGAATTGTTCGGCGGGGCCTGAGCGTTTGTGCGATCAACCGCGCGGTCGGTGTGCCGCGCGGCCGATAGCGCACTGGTTACCCCAGCACGATCGAGTCACCCTCGACGTGAACGGAGTTCGGGGCGAGCGGCTGGGTGGCCGGGCCGTTGACGACCGAGCCGTCGAGACCGAATTTGCTGCCGTGGCAGGCACAGTTGATGGTGCCGCCGGAAACCGTCGCGACCTTGCACCCCGCGTGTGTGCAGGTCGAGGACAGGCCGACGAAGGAGCCGGCATTCGGCTGGGTCACCACCACATCGCCCTTGATCACACCACCGCCGACCGGCACCTCGGCGGTGGAGGCGATGGCATTCGGCTGTCCGGCGGCGACATTCGGTCCGGTCGATCCGGCGGCGGCCTTGGGGGGTTCGGCCGCGGGGGCGTCGGTCTTGCCGTAGGTGGTGCATGCGGTCAGTGCGGCCATGGCGGCCACCGCCCCGGCGCCCGCGATTACGACGTGGCGGCGGTCGAGGACGAGATCATCGTTGGTCATATCGGACTCCGATCAGAAGGTGATGCCGTTGTGCTGGAAGAACCACAGGGCTGAGGTGAGCCAGAGGCCGGTCAGCCCGGCGAGTACCAGGCCGCCCGCGACCGGAATGATCCAGCCGGGCAGGCCCTTTCGGGTCAGTAGCAGCATCTTGGCGACGAATGCTCCGTAAAAGAAGCAACCGAGCAGGGAATGGATGAGTACGCGGTTTTCGTAGTCCTGAAAACCCAAGGCGAACAGGCAGTGCACGGCGACCGGGACGGTGACGAGTACGGCGAGTCGGCCTGACCAGACATGCGCAGGTGCGATCCAGGACGGGGTCTTCGGGAAGATCGCGCCGAGCTTGCCATACATGGTCAGCGCCGAAACCAATTGGAACAGCGCGAGTGCGGTGGCCAGGGTAGCCAGCCAGGTCTTCACCGCGACCGGACTGGAGAATCCGGCGACATTGATCGAAAAGAACCGTGGCTCATGCTGTTTCGCGTAGACGCCGAGCAGTACCGAAACTGCCGCGCCGACGAGCAGCGGAATGATGATGGCCGCCGCCGACGCTCGGCCCGGATTCACCCGTACCGTCGGCGCTTCTCGATCAGCCGACACTGTCACCACCACTTACCTTGTTCGCGGTGACCTTGTTGCCGTTGACGATGGCCGTCACGTCCGGCGCGAGGCCGACGGCGGGGGTGGTGGAGCCGTCGGGATTGCGTTGGACGCCGGTGACGCCGCCGTTCGCATCGACGATCCAGCTCTGGCGGGTGCCCGCCTCGCTGTAGACATACAGTCCGGCGGGTGGTTGCACCGGATTCGCGGTGTAGCTCCACTGCTTGCCGCCGATCCAGAGCGTCCCGCGCACCGCCTTGCCGTCGAAGGTGCCGGTCAGTTTCGCGTCGTCTTTGCCGGCCAGCTGCAAGGACCCGTTCGTGGCGGGACCTCGTAGCCAGGACTCGATGCTCTTGCCGTCACAGGCATATGCGATGGCCTTGTCGCCCGCGACGGTGATCTCGAGTGTGATGGTGCCGCCGGAGGCCAGCGGGATGGTGCCCACATAGTCGGCCTTGCCGGGGAAGGGAACAGCCGCGGTGGTGGTCGGTGGCGGCGTCGTGGGCGCGGTCGTGACCACCGCATTCGTATTCGCAGTGGATGGTTCGGTGTCCTTGGACATATTGATGACCAGTAGGACGAGGCCGAGTACGGCCACTGCCGCCAGGGTGAGCCACGGTCCGAGTCGTTTCATAGGGTCTCCTCGATATGCGGCCGCCAGCACCGCTGTTCGAATTGTCTACGTGGCAGACCCGGGAGCGGTTCAAACGGGGCATTCGCGGCAGCCGACCCACGGCGTGTCTCGACTGAGACGTGAAGCGGCGGACCCGGTCCCCCTCATCGTCGTGGTGGCCGGGTCCGCCGCTGGGGGGCGGCGCCTATCCGCGGGCGATGGCCTCGAAGACCTTCGGATCGACGAGGGTCGACGTATCGCCGAGTTCTCGACCCTCTGCGACATCGCGGAGCAGGCGGCGCATGATCTTGCCGCTGCGGGTTTTCGGGAGTTCCGGGACGATATGGATCTCCCTCGGTCGGGCAATTGGGCTGATCTCCTGGGAGACAGCGGCTTTCAGTTCACCGATCAGCGCATCGCCGGAATTGTGCGCGCCCGCGGTGAGAATGACGAAGGCGACGATGGCCTGTCCGGTGGTCGCATCGTTCGCGCCGACCACCGCGGCCTCGGCGACAGAGGCATGTCCGACGAGCGCGGATTCGACCTCGGCGGTGGAGATCCGGTGGCCGGACACATTCATGACATCGTCGACCCGGCCGAGTACCCAGAGGTCGCCGCCGGCGTCGAACTTGGCGCCGTCACCGGCGAAATACCAGCCGCGGTCGGCGAATCGGTCCCAGTATGTCTCGCGGAACCGGTCCATATCACCCCAGATACCGCGCAGCATCGAGGGCCACGGTTGATCCAGTACCAGCAGTCCGGAGCTGCCGTGCGCGAGTTCGGCGCCGTCGTCGTCGACGATCTTCGCGGAGATGCCGGGCAGCGGGGTCATGGCCGCACCCGGTTTGGCCGCCGTCACACCGGGCAGCGGGGAGATCATGATGGCGCCGGTCTCGGTCTGCCACCAGGTATCCACGATGGGAGTCCGATTGCCGCCCAATACCTCGCGGTACCAGCGCCAGGCTTCCGGATTGATCGGTTCGCCGACGCTGCCGAGCAGTCGCAGTGAGGACAGGTCGTGCGCGTCCGGAATCTCGCGACCCCACTTCATGAAGGTCCGCACCAGGGTGGGTGCGGTGTAATAGATGGTGACGCCGTACTTTTCGATGATATCGAAATGCCGGTGCTCATCGGGGGAGTTGGGGGTGCCCTCGTAGACGACCTGGGTCGTGCGGTTGGCCAGCGGTCCGTAGACGATGTAGCTGTGTCCGGTGACCCAGCCGATATCGGCGGTGCACCAGTAAACGTCTTGTCCCGCTCGATGATCGAAGACGTTGTGGTGGGTGTAGGCGGCCTGGGTGAGATAGCCGCCGGTGGTGTGCAGGATGCCCTTGGGTTTTCCGGTGGTGCCCGAGGTGTAGAGGATGAACAGCGGATGTTCGGCGTCGAAGGCCTGCGCCTCGTGAGCGGGGGATGCGTCGGTGACGGTGTCGTGCCACCACAGATCGCGGCCCTCGGTCCACGGCACCTCGATGTTGGTGCGCCGCACCACGAGTACGTGCTCAACGGTGTGCTCGCCATCGGTAAGCGCCTCGTCGACGGCGGCCTTCAGCGGTGCGGCGGTACCGCGCCGCCACTGGCCGTCGGTGGTGATCACCAGTCGGGCCCCGGCATCGTCGACCCGCTGGCGCAGGGCAGTCGGCGAGAATCCGGCGAATACCACCGAATGGGTGAGCCCGAGCCGGGCACAGGCCAGCATGGCGACGATCGCCTCCGGCACCATCGGCATGTAGATGGCGACTCGATCGCCGGTTCGCAGCCCTAGCTCGGTGAAATAGTTTGCCGCCCTGGATACTTCGGCGAGCAACTCGCCGTAGGTGATATCGCGAGAGTCGCCCGGTTCGCCCTCCCAGTGGATGGCCACCTGCTCGCCGTATCCGTCGAGTACGTGCCGGTCCACGCAGTTGTAGGCGACATTGAGTTTGCCGTCGACGAACCATTTCGCGACCGGTGCGTCGCTCCAGTCGAGGACCTGGGTCCACGGCTGATGCCAGTGCAACCGCCGAGCCTGTTCGGCCCAGAACTCCAGCTGATCGGCGGCGGCGCGATCGTACAGTGCCGCATCGGCATTGGCGCTCGCGGTAAATGCCGCATCCGGCGGGTAGGTGGTCGGGTCGGTGGTTGCACTGGTCAACGTCGATCTATCCTCTCGAAACAACAAGGGCGGCAAGCTCAGTCGGATGTGGTCAGTGCACGACCGCCTTCTCCGCGCCGACACCGGTGAGCGAGCGAACCTCCATCTCGGCCTGCTTCGCCGGATTCTCCGGCTTGCGCCCGCCGAGGAAGGTACCGACCACACCGAGTACGAAAGCCAGTGGAATGGAGACGATTCCCGGATTCGACAGCGGGAACCAATCGAAATCCGAGCCCGGAATCATCGAGGTCTTCGTCCCGGATACCGCGGGGGAGAACACGATCAGCACAATGGTCGAGATCAGGCCGCCGTACATGCTGAACAGAGCGCCGGTGGTGTTGAACCGCTTCCAGAACAGCGAGTACACGATGGTCGGCAGATTCGCCGCCGCCGCGACCGCGAAGGCCAGCGCCACCAGGAAGGCGATGTTCTGGCCGTTGGCCAGGATGCCGAGGCCGATGGCCAGCGCACCGATCACCACCGCAGTGATCCGGGATACCCTGACCTGCTTGTTCTCGTCGACCTGCCCCTTCTTGATTACGCTCGCGTAGATATCGTGCGCGAACGATGCCGATGCGGTGATGGTCAGGCCCGCGACGACCGCGAGGATGGTGGCGAAGGCGACCGCGGAAATAATGCCGAGCAGGATTACGCCGCCGAGTTCGAAGGCCAGCAGCGGCGCCGCCGAATTCTGCCCGCCCGCCGCGGCGAGAATGCGATCCGGTCCGACAATGGCGGCCGCACCATAACCGAGCACCAGGGTGAACAGGTAGAACGCACCGATCAGGCCGATCGCCCAAACCACCGATCGCCGTGCCTCTTTCGCGGTCGGCACGGTGTAGAAGCGCATCAGCACATGCGGCAGACCCGCGGTGCCGAGCACCAGTGCCAGGCCGAGCGAGACGAAGTTCAGCTTGGAGGTCGCGGTGCCGCCGTACTGGGCGCCGGGAGCGAGCACGTCACGGGCGGCCACGCCCTTGGTCTTGGAACCGTGCACCGCATCCTGTGCCGAGCCGAGGATGTCGGAGAAGTTGAAGCCGAACTTGGCGAACACCATCACCGTCATCAGCGCCGCGCCGGTAATGAGCAGCACCGCTTTGATGATCTGCACCCATGTGGTGCCCTTCATGCCGCCGACCAGCACATACACGATCATCAGCACGCCGACGACGGCAATGACGATGCTCTGCCCGGTCTTATCGGAGATATCGAGCAGCAGCGCGACCAGACCGCCCGCGCCCGCCATCTGCGCAAGCAGATAGAACAGTGAGACCGCGAGCGTGGTCAGCGCGGCGGCGGTGCGGACCGGACCTTCTTTCAGTCGGAAGCTCAGCACATCCGCCATGGTGAATTTGCCGGTGTTCCTGAGCATTTCGGCGACCAGCAGGAGTGCGACCAGCCAGGCCACCAGGAAGCCGATCGAGTACAGGAACCCGTCGTAGCCGTATACCGCGATGGCGCCGGCGATGCCGAGAAAGCTTGCGGCGGAAAGGTAATCGCCCGCGATGGCGATGCCGTTCTGCGGGCCGGTGAAGCCGCGGCCGCCGGTGAAGTAGTCGGCGGCGGTGCGGTTATTGCGGCTGGCCCGGATCACCACGATCATCGTGATCGCCACGAACAGGCCGAAAATGGCGATATTCGCGGCGGGATTGCCGACCTTCTCGGCGGCGGACAGGTATTGCGTACTCACGCCTGGTCTCCCTCGAGGTAGTTGCGGATCGACGCGGCGCGCGGATCCAGTTCCCTATTGGCGAACCGGACATACAGCCAGGTGATCACGAACGTCGAGACGAATTGCCCGAGGCCGAGCAGCAGGCCGAGATTGATATTGCCGATGACCTGGGTGGCCATGAAGTCGTGCGCATAGGCGCCGAGCAACACATAGCTCAGGTACCAGACCAGGAACAGTGCGGTCATCGGAAAGATGAAGCGGCGCAACCGGCTTCGCAATTCCTGGAACTGGGGACTCGACTGGACGGCGGCGAAATCCTCCGCTGTCGGCGTGCGCCGCGGTGGCGTGCCATCTTTGTCGAGGTCGATACTGGTCATCGCAGGGTCCTAGCGTGTGACGTGACTTACTGTCCGCCGACCATAAGGGGACCCTCGTGAGGGATTCATGATGTGGCGTGGATCACTCTGTGAAGGCGCCGGTTTGTGCGGTGAACGGTCGGCTGGCCGCGACGAACGGTCAGCGGCTGAGCCCGATGGCACGCTCCCGGTCCGCGCCCATACCCAGCCGCTCCGGCGCGTGCATTCGAACGAAGATGCGCCCGATCGTGCGGGCGCTCTGACCGCGTGTAAGCACGCTGACCAGGACCATCGATGCGAATGCCAGCGGTACGCTGAGCGCCGCCGGATAGCCGAGGACGGCCGCGAGCCAGCCGTCTGCGAGCTCGTCGGAGATGCCGCCGGTCACCGAAACCGCGGTCGCACCGCCCGCTGCCAGACCACCCACGATCAGTCCGGTGGCCGCGCCCTTGGCCGTCAGACCGCGCCACCAGATGCCGAGCACGAGCAGCGGACACAATGTCGAGGCCGCGACCGAAAAGGCAAGGGCGACAGTGCGGGACAGGTCCAGCGAGACCACCATGATCGAAACACCAAGGGGCACAGCACCGGCGAATACTGCGGCTGCCCGGAAGTCGCGAATCCGTCCACGCAGCATATCTGTGCTGAGCACACCCGCGATGCTGACCAACAGCCCGGACGAAGTGGAAAGAAACGCCGCGATCGCACCCGCCGCGGCCAGTGCCGCCAGCAGTTGTCCAGGCAGGCCCGCCAGCACTGATCCGGGCAGCAGCACCACGGCGGCATCGGAGGTGCCGGTGATCAGCAACTGCGGCACGTACAGCCGCGCGAAAACCCCCAGCAGAATGGGGAAGAGGTAGAACACCCCGACCAGGCCGATCACCGCGAGTGCGGTCGTGCGCGCCGCGCGGCCATCGGGATTCGTATAGAACCGCACCAGTACGTGCGGAAGTCCCATCGTGCCCAGGAACGTGGCGATGATCAGCGAATACACCTGGTAGGTGGGATGGGTGCCGCCGAATCCGCCGCCGGGCGCCAGCCAGGCCGCACCGTCCGTCGGCGCTCCGGCCACCACCGGGACGGTGGAGCCCGCCTCCAGGGTCAGTTCGGTGCCCGCCGCCAGTTCGTGTGCGCCGGGTGTGAGCAGGACCGGACCGTCCACCGTGCGATCGTCGAGCGTTCCGGTGATCGAAACCTGTTGCGGTGCACTGACCTGCACCACCACTCCGGTGCTGACATCCACCGTGGTGCGCTCGGCGACCACCGGGGGAGCGGGGGTGCCGAGTTCGCGATCCTCGGCCAGGAAATGTCCGAGCAGCACCAGCGCCGGAATCGCCACCGCGGTCAGCTTCAGCCAGTACTGGAAGGCCTGCACCAGCGTGATCGACCGCATGCCGCCGCCGGCCACATTCGCGATGATGATCGCGCCCACCGCCACCGCGCCGACCCATTTCGGCACATTCAGCAAGATGTGCAGCGTGAGCCCCGCGCCCTGGAACTGCGGAATGAGATACACCCCGCAGACCAGCACCACAACGACCGCCGCCAGCCTGCGCAGCCGCAGCGAGCCGAGTCGGAACTCCGCGAAATCGGGCACGGTGTACGCGCCCGACCGGCGCAGCGGCGCGGCGACGAACAGCAGTAGCCCGAGATATCCGGCGGTGAACCCGACCGGATACCAGAGCGCGTCCGCGCCGTATTTCGCGATCAGTCCCGCGACCCCGAGAAATGAAGCGGCCGAGAGGTATTCGCCGGAGATCGCCGCCGCATTCCAGCGCGGCCCGACGCTGCGTGAGGCGACCAGGAAGTCGGAGGTGGTGCGCGCCAACCGAACACCGTAGACGCCGATCGCGACCGTGGCGAGGGCCGCGAACAGTAGCGCGAGCACCGTGAGCGCTGGGGCCGTCGCCGTGTTCACGGCATCCCCCGATCTGTTCCGGCATCCGGTCGGCAGTGCTGGTGCACGGCGGCGGCCCGTGATGCGGTACGAGCGCTTTCTTCGCCGCCGACCGAGTTGCCGCCCATTCGACATGTGCTGGCACATGGAGACTTTGCCGAGCGGCGGTGCGCGAGCTGTGTTGCGGCGCGAAACATCCGGTCAGTCCTCGGCCAATTCCAGGAAGTCCTGCTCATTGCGTTCGGCGAGTCGGACGTACAGCCGTCCTGCGCCATACAGCACCGGATACACGGCAATGCCGAGCAGCAGCCACGGCAGCCGTACCCCGAGCAGAACGAACGATCCCGCCGACCCGAGCCGGAAAAGCACCGGAAGCGAACACAATACGAGCACCATGACCAACCCGACCCGCACCGCCAACCCCAACTGCGCCCGAATCAGCCCGCCGATCAGGGCCTCGCCGATCTCGGTCTGCTCGACCACCTCCGTGCGGGTCCGCGCGCGTCGCGCACCGCGGCGTTCGGCGAGCACGACGCGCTGTCTGGTCGGACGCTGCGGAGTGGTCACGGATTCGTCCACTGCTGTCGCGGCCCGTGCACCAGCCGTTGCTTCAGCTCCCGCACTTGCCGACGGCTCACCGGCAACTCCACCGCCGCGGCATTGCCGTCGGCCCGCAGCCGCACCACCGTTCCGGTGCCGACCGTGCGCAGCCCGGTCACCAACCGCAACGCCACCAGATAAGACCGGTGCACCCGCAGGAATCCGGCGTTCTCCCACCGGGATTCCAACGCCGACAACGGAATCCGCACCAGATGCGAGCCGCTGCTGGTGTGCAGTCGGGCGTAATCGCCCTCCGCCTCCACCCAGCTGACACTCGACCGGTGTACCAGCGTGGTGACCCCACCCAGCTCGACCGGAATCACCTCATTGGGGTCGGTGCGCGGGGCCGTGACGGCCGGGGAAGGTGTCGCACGTGCCGTGACGATCCGCCGCACCGCCTCCGCCAATCGCGCCTCGCGCAGCGGTTTGAGCAGATAGTCCACCGCACCCAGATCGAAGGCCGCGATCGCCTGGTCATCGTGGGCCGTCACGAACACCACTGCGGGCGGGTTCGCGAACTCGGACAGGATGCCGGCCAATTCCATGCCGTCCAGCCCGGGCATATTGATATCGAGGAATACCGCATCGATCGGATGCGCCCGCATCAGCCGCAATGCACTGGTCGCATCGCTAGCGTTGTGGATTTCACCGACCCCCGGCTGCGCGCGCAGCAAATACACCAGCTCGTCCAGAGCGGGCTTCTCGTCGTCCACGGCGAGC
Protein-coding sequences here:
- a CDS encoding RluA family pseudouridine synthase, with amino-acid sequence MRETRTMPVPDGLDGMRVDAGLSRLLGLSRTAVAALAEEGSVQLDGVAAGKSDRLVAGAWLEVEFPEPKRELTIEPEPVEGMKILYADDDIVAVDKPVGVAAHTGVGWTGPTVVGGLAAAGYRISTSGAHERQGIVHRLDVGTSGVMVVAQSEHAYTVLKRAFKQRTIDKRYHALVQGHPDPSSGTIDAPIGRARGDAWKFAVTADGRPSITHYDTVEAFQAASLLDIHLETGRTHQIRVHFSAIRHPCCGDLTYGADPRLAERLGLERQWLHARSLGFSHPADGRYLEITSEYPDDLKNALNVLRNA
- the lspA gene encoding signal peptidase II, producing MMVGVSDDRPPEDKSADSATPPSDDAENPTPTADPGKPAAPLRLRTLLIIAAVLLGLDLLTKTIVVAELTPGDPVPIIGDFARLSLVRNPGAAFSMATGMTWLLTLVAAAVVIGVIRIGRTLRSLWWAIGLGMVLGGALGNLVDRLFRAPGPLQGHVVDFIAVGWWPVFNLADSSIVCGAILLVVLTVFGFEPDGTRAGHDHSEETATETAAEPGEPSDNGANGAAGSKGNAA
- a CDS encoding VOC family protein; translated protein: MSDVKPIPEGYPVVSPGLAIDGAAAAIDFYKNIFGASERMRMPGPDGKIAHCELMFGNSLIMVGDPAPDMDFLDPKTVGGTPVNLYVYVEDADAAFSAALAAGAKELTPMTTQFYGDRSGAFEDPWGHRWTVATHVEDVPPDEMDRRMAELFGGA
- a CDS encoding Rieske (2Fe-2S) protein; translation: MTNDDLVLDRRHVVIAGAGAVAAMAALTACTTYGKTDAPAAEPPKAAAGSTGPNVAAGQPNAIASTAEVPVGGGVIKGDVVVTQPNAGSFVGLSSTCTHAGCKVATVSGGTINCACHGSKFGLDGSVVNGPATQPLAPNSVHVEGDSIVLG
- a CDS encoding DUF6529 family protein translates to MSADREAPTVRVNPGRASAAAIIIPLLVGAAVSVLLGVYAKQHEPRFFSINVAGFSSPVAVKTWLATLATALALFQLVSALTMYGKLGAIFPKTPSWIAPAHVWSGRLAVLVTVPVAVHCLFALGFQDYENRVLIHSLLGCFFYGAFVAKMLLLTRKGLPGWIIPVAGGLVLAGLTGLWLTSALWFFQHNGITF
- the acs gene encoding acetate--CoA ligase, which codes for MTSATTDPTTYPPDAAFTASANADAALYDRAAADQLEFWAEQARRLHWHQPWTQVLDWSDAPVAKWFVDGKLNVAYNCVDRHVLDGYGEQVAIHWEGEPGDSRDITYGELLAEVSRAANYFTELGLRTGDRVAIYMPMVPEAIVAMLACARLGLTHSVVFAGFSPTALRQRVDDAGARLVITTDGQWRRGTAAPLKAAVDEALTDGEHTVEHVLVVRRTNIEVPWTEGRDLWWHDTVTDASPAHEAQAFDAEHPLFILYTSGTTGKPKGILHTTGGYLTQAAYTHHNVFDHRAGQDVYWCTADIGWVTGHSYIVYGPLANRTTQVVYEGTPNSPDEHRHFDIIEKYGVTIYYTAPTLVRTFMKWGREIPDAHDLSSLRLLGSVGEPINPEAWRWYREVLGGNRTPIVDTWWQTETGAIMISPLPGVTAAKPGAAMTPLPGISAKIVDDDGAELAHGSSGLLVLDQPWPSMLRGIWGDMDRFRETYWDRFADRGWYFAGDGAKFDAGGDLWVLGRVDDVMNVSGHRISTAEVESALVGHASVAEAAVVGANDATTGQAIVAFVILTAGAHNSGDALIGELKAAVSQEISPIARPREIHIVPELPKTRSGKIMRRLLRDVAEGRELGDTSTLVDPKVFEAIARG
- a CDS encoding cation acetate symporter encodes the protein MSTQYLSAAEKVGNPAANIAIFGLFVAITMIVVIRASRNNRTAADYFTGGRGFTGPQNGIAIAGDYLSAASFLGIAGAIAVYGYDGFLYSIGFLVAWLVALLLVAEMLRNTGKFTMADVLSFRLKEGPVRTAAALTTLAVSLFYLLAQMAGAGGLVALLLDISDKTGQSIVIAVVGVLMIVYVLVGGMKGTTWVQIIKAVLLITGAALMTVMVFAKFGFNFSDILGSAQDAVHGSKTKGVAARDVLAPGAQYGGTATSKLNFVSLGLALVLGTAGLPHVLMRFYTVPTAKEARRSVVWAIGLIGAFYLFTLVLGYGAAAIVGPDRILAAAGGQNSAAPLLAFELGGVILLGIISAVAFATILAVVAGLTITASASFAHDIYASVIKKGQVDENKQVRVSRITAVVIGALAIGLGILANGQNIAFLVALAFAVAAAANLPTIVYSLFWKRFNTTGALFSMYGGLISTIVLIVFSPAVSGTKTSMIPGSDFDWFPLSNPGIVSIPLAFVLGVVGTFLGGRKPENPAKQAEMEVRSLTGVGAEKAVVH
- a CDS encoding DUF485 domain-containing protein, with product MTSIDLDKDGTPPRRTPTAEDFAAVQSSPQFQELRSRLRRFIFPMTALFLVWYLSYVLLGAYAHDFMATQVIGNINLGLLLGLGQFVSTFVITWLYVRFANRELDPRAASIRNYLEGDQA
- a CDS encoding cation acetate symporter — its product is MNTATAPALTVLALLFAALATVAIGVYGVRLARTTSDFLVASRSVGPRWNAAAISGEYLSAASFLGVAGLIAKYGADALWYPVGFTAGYLGLLLFVAAPLRRSGAYTVPDFAEFRLGSLRLRRLAAVVVVLVCGVYLIPQFQGAGLTLHILLNVPKWVGAVAVGAIIIANVAGGGMRSITLVQAFQYWLKLTAVAIPALVLLGHFLAEDRELGTPAPPVVAERTTVDVSTGVVVQVSAPQQVSITGTLDDRTVDGPVLLTPGAHELAAGTELTLEAGSTVPVVAGAPTDGAAWLAPGGGFGGTHPTYQVYSLIIATFLGTMGLPHVLVRFYTNPDGRAARTTALAVIGLVGVFYLFPILLGVFARLYVPQLLITGTSDAAVVLLPGSVLAGLPGQLLAALAAAGAIAAFLSTSSGLLVSIAGVLSTDMLRGRIRDFRAAAVFAGAVPLGVSIMVVSLDLSRTVALAFSVAASTLCPLLVLGIWWRGLTAKGAATGLIVGGLAAGGATAVSVTGGISDELADGWLAAVLGYPAALSVPLAFASMVLVSVLTRGQSARTIGRIFVRMHAPERLGMGADRERAIGLSR
- a CDS encoding LytTR family DNA-binding domain-containing protein; translation: MTRTTDQPAAALRVLAVDDEKPALDELVYLLRAQPGVGEIHNASDATSALRLMRAHPIDAVFLDINMPGLDGMELAGILSEFANPPAVVFVTAHDDQAIAAFDLGAVDYLLKPLREARLAEAVRRIVTARATPSPAVTAPRTDPNEVIPVELGGVTTLVHRSSVSWVEAEGDYARLHTSSGSHLVRIPLSALESRWENAGFLRVHRSYLVALRLVTGLRTVGTGTVVRLRADGNAAAVELPVSRRQVRELKQRLVHGPRQQWTNP